The region GATCGGCCGGCGGGATAGCCGAGACCGGCACCGAGTTCGGGTTCGCGTTCGGGGTCGCCGTCCTGGGCAGCATCTCCACCGTGGTCTACCGGTCCCGGCTGGTCCTGCCGGAAGACCTCCCGGCCGAGGCACGGTCGCAGTCGCGTGACGGACTCATCGGCGCGATCAACAGCGGATTGCCGGCAGCGGTCGACGCCGCCCGGCACGCCTACGTCCTGAGTCTGCACGCGGTCGGGTGGGCAGTGGTCGTCGTCGCCGGCGCCACCGCCCTGCTCGGCATCCTGTTCCTCCGCCACCCGCCGCCCCGGAACAGCCCGCCAACCCAAGACAGCCCGCCAACCCAAGACAGCCCGCCAACCCAAGACAGCCCGCCAACACACGACAGACCGACAACGGGAGAAGCCGCACAATGAACGTGTCCAGTGCCCGGGAACTGCTCGCCATCGACGGCGGGACCCCATTGCGTACGGATCCATTTCCGGCCCGGCAGCCCTTCACCGAGGAGTGTGTCGAACTCGTCACCGACGCCGTCAGGTCCGGTGACCTGTTCGGCATGGGTGGCCGGTACGTCGGGCGCTTCGAGACCGAGTACGCGGAGTTCTACGGTGCCCGGCACGCCATCTCGGTCTCGTCCGGCACGGCGGCGGTGCACGTGGCGCTGGCCGCGTACGACCCGGAGCCCGGATCCGAGGTGATCACCGCCCCGATCACGGACGCCGGCACGATCGTCCCGATCCTCGCGGCCGGCTGCGTTCCCGTTTTCGCCGACGTGGATTCGAGCTACGCCATGGATCCGGCGTCGATCGAGTCGAAGATCACCGACCGTACGGTCGCGATCGTCGTCGTGCACCTCTTCGGCGGCGCGAGCGACGTCCGGCTCATCCGGGAGATCGCCGACCGGCACGGCATCGCCCTGATCGAGGATTGCAGCCAGGCGCACGCGACCAGGCTCGACGGCCGGTACGTCGGCATGTTCGGCCATGTCGGGGCGTTCAGTCTCCAGCAGTCGAAGCACCTGACCACCGGCGACGGTGGAATGGCGATCACCGACGATCCCGAGTTGGCGGAGCGGATGCTGCTGTTCCGGGACAAGGGCTGGATCCGTACCCGATACGGTTCCCGCTCCTACGACGGATTCGGAATGAACTACCGGATGACCGAACTACAGGCGGCCGTCGGCATTCCCCAGTTGCGTACGTTGGACAGCGTCGTGCGGCGGCGGCGCGACTTCGCCATCCGGGCCAACTCGCATTTCGCGGACGTACCCGGTGTCTCGGCATTCGTGCCGATCGAGGGCTGCGAGGCTTCCTACTGGACCTACCCGTTCGAGGTGGACAACGGCGACATCCACCGGTTCGCCTCGGCGCTGGCCGAGGAGGGGATCCCGACCATGCCCGGCTTCCACAACGATCCGATCTACCTGTCCATGAGCGCGCTGCGGGATCAGAAGACGTTCGGTTCGTCCAGCTACCCGTTCGTCGAGCCGTTCCACGAGCCGGTGTCGTACGCACCCGGTCTCTGCCCGGCCGCCGAGGCGGCGCTCAGCCGGTTGATCGTCTTCTGGCTGAACGAGGACATGACCGAGCGGGACGCGGACTCGGTGGGGCTGGCTGTCGCCAAGGTGGCCCGTGGGCTCACCGCCTGACCGGGTGACCCCACGGTGATCTCGTCGGTACCGTGCCCGCCGGACCCGGATGGGAGCCCGGGCAGGCACGGTACCGACGCAGGATCGGCGGGTCGGTTCAGGAGCCGGCGGCGGCCTGCTCCTTGCGGACCTGGTCGACCAGGTGGGCCGGCATCGGCTCGTGGCGGGCGAAGGAACGGGAGAAGGTGCCCGAGCCGGAGGTGAGCGAGCGCAGCTCGACCGCGTACCGGAGCAGTTCGGTGGCGGGCACCTCGGCCCGTACCAGGGTCCGGTCCATGGTTTCCGGGTCCGCCTCGGTGCCCAGCACCCGGCCGCGCCGACCGGACAGGTCGCTGCGCACCGCGCCGACCGACGAGTCCGGCACCCGGATGACCACCTCGTCGACCGGCTCCAACAGGGTCAGTTCGGCCTGTTC is a window of Micromonospora sp. NBC_01699 DNA encoding:
- a CDS encoding DegT/DnrJ/EryC1/StrS family aminotransferase, with product MNVSSARELLAIDGGTPLRTDPFPARQPFTEECVELVTDAVRSGDLFGMGGRYVGRFETEYAEFYGARHAISVSSGTAAVHVALAAYDPEPGSEVITAPITDAGTIVPILAAGCVPVFADVDSSYAMDPASIESKITDRTVAIVVVHLFGGASDVRLIREIADRHGIALIEDCSQAHATRLDGRYVGMFGHVGAFSLQQSKHLTTGDGGMAITDDPELAERMLLFRDKGWIRTRYGSRSYDGFGMNYRMTELQAAVGIPQLRTLDSVVRRRRDFAIRANSHFADVPGVSAFVPIEGCEASYWTYPFEVDNGDIHRFASALAEEGIPTMPGFHNDPIYLSMSALRDQKTFGSSSYPFVEPFHEPVSYAPGLCPAAEAALSRLIVFWLNEDMTERDADSVGLAVAKVARGLTA